In one Pelecanus crispus isolate bPelCri1 chromosome 12, bPelCri1.pri, whole genome shotgun sequence genomic region, the following are encoded:
- the POLR2J gene encoding DNA-directed RNA polymerase II subunit RPB11-a isoform X1 — protein MNAPPAFESFLLFEGEKKITINKDTKVPNACLFTINKEDHTLGNIIKSQLLKDPQVLFAGYKVPHPLEHKIIIRVQTTPDYSPQEAFTNAITDLISELSLLEERFRVAIKDKQEGIE, from the exons atgAACGCGCCTCCGGCCTTCGAGTCCTTCCTCCTCTTCGAGGGCGAGAAGAA GATCACCATCAACAAGGACACCAAAGTACCCAACGCCTGCCTGTTCACCATCAACAAGGAGGACCACACGCTGGGGAACATCATCAAATC GCAGTTACTGAAAGACCCCCAGGTGTTGTTTGCAGGGTACAAGGTCCCGCACCCGCTGGAACACAAAATCATCATCCGTGTCCAAACCACCCCCGATTACAGCCCCCAGGAAGCTTTCACCAATGCTATCACGGATTTGATCAGTGAGCTCTCCCTCCTGGAGGAGAGGTTCAGG GTTGCTATTAAAGACAAACAAGAAGGAATCGAGTAA
- the POLR2J gene encoding DNA-directed RNA polymerase II subunit RPB11-a isoform X2 codes for MNAPPAFESFLLFEGEKKQLLKDPQVLFAGYKVPHPLEHKIIIRVQTTPDYSPQEAFTNAITDLISELSLLEERFRVAIKDKQEGIE; via the exons atgAACGCGCCTCCGGCCTTCGAGTCCTTCCTCCTCTTCGAGGGCGAGAAGAA GCAGTTACTGAAAGACCCCCAGGTGTTGTTTGCAGGGTACAAGGTCCCGCACCCGCTGGAACACAAAATCATCATCCGTGTCCAAACCACCCCCGATTACAGCCCCCAGGAAGCTTTCACCAATGCTATCACGGATTTGATCAGTGAGCTCTCCCTCCTGGAGGAGAGGTTCAGG GTTGCTATTAAAGACAAACAAGAAGGAATCGAGTAA